In Hasllibacter sp. MH4015, the following proteins share a genomic window:
- the bchL gene encoding ferredoxin:protochlorophyllide reductase (ATP-dependent) iron-sulfur ATP-binding protein, producing the protein MREAAGLEARGLKSPPILKGLDGEGSLQVHQTDDMKIEGAKVFAVYGKGGIGKSTTSSNLSAAFSKLGKKVLQIGCDPKHDSTFTLTGMLQPTVIDILKGVDFHAEELRPEDFVTEGYNGVMCIEAGGPPAGTGCGGYVVGQTVKLLKQHHLLEDTDVVLFDVLGDVVCGGFAAPLQHADRALIVTANDFDSIYAMNRIIAAVQAKSKNYNVRLAGCVANRSKDTDEVDRYCDVVGFKRIGHMPDVDAIRRSRLKKKTLFEMPDDEDIVQCRAEYVRLAEALYAGTDPLAPAPLEDRDIFELLGFD; encoded by the coding sequence ATGCGCGAAGCTGCCGGGCTTGAGGCGCGGGGGCTGAAATCGCCGCCGATCCTGAAAGGTCTGGACGGCGAAGGGTCGTTGCAGGTGCATCAGACCGACGACATGAAGATCGAGGGCGCGAAGGTTTTCGCGGTCTACGGCAAGGGCGGGATCGGCAAATCGACGACCTCCTCCAACCTTTCCGCCGCCTTCTCCAAACTGGGCAAGAAGGTCCTGCAAATTGGCTGTGATCCCAAGCACGACAGTACATTCACGCTCACCGGCATGCTCCAGCCCACGGTCATCGACATTCTCAAGGGCGTCGATTTCCATGCAGAGGAACTCCGGCCAGAGGATTTCGTGACCGAAGGCTATAACGGTGTGATGTGCATCGAGGCCGGCGGCCCCCCCGCCGGAACCGGTTGCGGCGGTTATGTCGTGGGTCAGACGGTGAAGCTGCTCAAGCAACATCACCTGCTGGAAGACACCGACGTTGTCCTGTTCGACGTCCTTGGCGACGTGGTCTGCGGTGGCTTCGCCGCGCCGCTGCAACACGCCGACCGCGCGTTGATCGTGACGGCTAATGATTTCGACAGCATCTACGCGATGAACCGGATCATCGCCGCGGTGCAGGCCAAGTCCAAGAACTACAACGTCCGCCTCGCGGGCTGCGTCGCCAACCGCTCCAAGGACACGGACGAGGTCGACCGTTACTGCGACGTCGTGGGCTTCAAGCGGATCGGCCACATGCCCGACGTCGACGCCATCCGCCGCTCCCGCCTCAAGAAGAAGACCCTCTTCGAGATGCCCGATGACGAGGACATCGTGCAGTGCCGCGCCGAATACGTGCGCTTGGCCGAGGCGCTTTACGCAGGCACCGACCCGCTCGCCCCCGCGCCGCTGGAAGACCGTGACATCTTTGAACTGCTGGGTTTCGACTGA